In a single window of the Oscillatoria sp. FACHB-1407 genome:
- the ilvC gene encoding ketol-acid reductoisomerase encodes MARMYYDADANLDLLAGKTIAIIGYGSQGHAHALNLKDSGVNVIVGLYPGSRSAAKAEAAGLTVKSVADASAAADFIMILLPDETQKTVYRDEIEPNLKPGKVLAFAHGFNIHFAQVVPPADVDVVMIAPKGPGHLVRRTYEQGEGVPCLFAVYQNASGQARDRAMAYAKGIGGTRAGILETSFREETETDLFGEQAVLCGGLSALIKAGFETLVEAGYQPELAYFECLHEVKLIVDLVVEGGLAKMRDSISNTAEYGDYTRGPRIVTDATKAEMKKILSEIQTGQFAREFVLENMSGKAGFTAMRRREAEHPIEEVGKDLRAMFSWLKKV; translated from the coding sequence ATGGCTCGCATGTATTATGATGCCGACGCGAATTTGGATTTATTAGCCGGAAAAACGATCGCCATTATTGGTTACGGTTCTCAAGGTCACGCTCACGCCTTAAACCTCAAAGATAGTGGTGTCAATGTTATCGTCGGACTCTATCCAGGAAGCAGATCTGCGGCGAAGGCTGAAGCCGCAGGGTTAACCGTTAAATCCGTTGCCGATGCTTCTGCTGCGGCTGATTTCATCATGATCTTGCTGCCCGACGAAACGCAAAAGACAGTCTATCGCGATGAAATCGAACCCAATTTGAAGCCCGGAAAAGTGTTGGCATTTGCTCACGGCTTCAACATTCACTTTGCTCAAGTCGTTCCCCCAGCGGACGTGGACGTGGTGATGATTGCACCCAAGGGACCTGGACACCTGGTACGCCGCACCTACGAACAAGGGGAAGGGGTTCCCTGTCTGTTTGCGGTCTATCAAAACGCCTCTGGACAAGCCCGCGATCGCGCCATGGCGTACGCAAAAGGCATCGGTGGCACCCGTGCAGGAATTCTGGAAACTAGCTTCCGTGAAGAAACGGAAACTGACCTGTTTGGAGAACAGGCGGTGCTCTGCGGTGGCTTGAGTGCACTGATCAAAGCTGGTTTTGAAACGCTGGTTGAAGCGGGTTATCAACCTGAACTGGCTTATTTTGAATGTCTGCATGAAGTGAAGCTGATTGTAGATCTGGTGGTCGAAGGTGGCTTAGCCAAGATGCGCGACAGTATCTCCAATACCGCAGAATATGGCGACTACACCCGTGGACCTCGCATTGTCACCGATGCGACGAAAGCTGAGATGAAAAAGATCCTCAGCGAGATTCAAACCGGACAGTTTGCGCGGGAGTTCGTGTTAGAAAACATGTCAGGCAAGGCAGGCTTTACCGCGATGCGTCGGCGTGAGGCAGAGCACCCCATCGAAGAAGTCGGTAAGGATCTGCGAGCCATGTTTAGCTGGCTCAAGAAGGTCTAA
- the rpmG gene encoding 50S ribosomal protein L33, with product MAKGVRIIITLECTECRTNPDKRSPGVSRYTTTKNRRNTTARLELNKFCPHCNKHTAHKEIK from the coding sequence ATGGCTAAGGGCGTTCGGATCATCATTACGCTAGAGTGTACTGAGTGTCGCACCAACCCCGACAAGCGATCGCCAGGGGTTTCGCGTTACACCACCACTAAAAATCGCCGTAACACAACGGCACGGTTAGAGTTGAATAAATTCTGCCCACACTGCAACAAACATACCGCTCACAAGGAAATTAAATAG
- a CDS encoding PAS domain S-box protein, which produces MHTRLSKALNGLRSSLPTRRQSALLVVISAVCVATPLVSLVGLQHKSDELMNNPTSPEQELSNGRYRALKQQHDTAIALIGITTGIGLLSALATFYLLQRLYRELLHREAQLQDTNALLKAIEGSVTDSLFTLNSEGQIETLNPAALRMFGYDSSEMVGKSLNILLDQTATDSPDPEKAEVQRSQKGVARRKLGASFPVELSIGQVVNHHRRVAIVRDITQQEHLAAELQSRLKELAQITMELTQARVDLQQMYMTCHDLKSPLQAIVHLSKWIEADLNERVRADTQNQIDLLQERVHRMEGLVNTILESAPPKNQVQV; this is translated from the coding sequence ATGCACACTCGTCTCTCAAAAGCCTTGAATGGTTTACGGTCGAGCCTGCCTACCCGACGTCAGAGTGCGTTGTTGGTTGTGATTTCAGCGGTTTGTGTAGCAACACCTCTCGTTTCCCTAGTCGGGTTGCAGCACAAATCCGATGAGTTGATGAACAATCCCACTTCGCCCGAACAAGAACTGTCGAATGGACGATATCGTGCTCTAAAACAGCAGCATGATACTGCGATCGCTCTTATCGGGATCACAACTGGCATTGGGTTGCTCAGTGCCCTCGCGACGTTTTATCTGCTGCAACGGTTATATCGAGAACTGCTCCACCGAGAAGCTCAGTTGCAGGATACAAACGCTCTCTTGAAGGCGATCGAGGGCAGCGTTACCGACAGTTTGTTTACCCTGAACTCAGAGGGGCAAATCGAAACCCTCAACCCCGCCGCGTTGAGAATGTTTGGTTATGATTCCTCTGAAATGGTAGGCAAAAGCTTGAATATCTTGCTAGATCAAACGGCTACAGATAGCCCCGATCCTGAGAAAGCGGAGGTACAGCGATCGCAAAAGGGTGTAGCACGACGCAAACTGGGTGCCTCCTTCCCGGTTGAGTTATCGATTGGGCAGGTCGTTAATCATCATCGTCGAGTGGCGATCGTTCGGGATATCACCCAACAGGAGCACCTCGCAGCGGAGTTGCAATCCCGTCTCAAAGAGTTGGCACAAATCACCATGGAACTAACCCAAGCCCGTGTTGACTTGCAGCAGATGTATATGACCTGCCACGATTTGAAATCCCCGCTTCAGGCGATCGTTCATCTGTCGAAATGGATCGAAGCCGATTTGAACGAACGAGTCAGAGCCGATACACAAAACCAGATCGACTTACTACAAGAACGAGTACATCGTATGGAAGGACTGGTCAACACGATTCTAGAATCGGCTCCTCCCAAGAATCAGGTACAGGTGTAG
- a CDS encoding molybdenum cofactor biosynthesis protein MoaE, producing MTLSATPIPTSTHDHFSITFAPLSLEEVYGLADDAANGAIVVMSGMVRNNTDGKPVVALEYQAYEPMAIAIFQQIATQIRQIWTDVTRVVIHHRTGKLQVGEISVLVAVGCPHRTEAFEACKYAIDTLKHNAPIWKKEHWEDGSTSWVSIGACEQPGENC from the coding sequence ATGACTCTATCTGCCACGCCTATCCCTACCTCAACCCACGATCATTTCTCGATTACCTTTGCGCCATTGTCGTTAGAAGAAGTTTATGGTCTGGCGGATGATGCAGCGAATGGGGCAATCGTTGTGATGAGTGGTATGGTGCGAAACAACACGGATGGAAAGCCAGTCGTTGCCCTGGAGTATCAAGCGTATGAACCCATGGCGATCGCCATTTTCCAACAGATCGCCACTCAAATCCGCCAAATCTGGACCGATGTGACACGAGTGGTCATCCACCATCGCACTGGCAAGCTACAAGTTGGCGAGATCAGCGTGCTGGTGGCAGTGGGTTGCCCTCACCGTACGGAAGCCTTTGAAGCTTGCAAGTATGCGATCGACACGTTAAAACACAATGCCCCAATCTGGAAAAAGGAACACTGGGAAGATGGCTCCACCAGTTGGGTAAGCATTGGAGCCTGTGAACAACCGGGAGAGAATTGTTAG
- a CDS encoding retropepsin-like aspartic protease family protein — MPISFQSGATLTVLLSVVAIATASCGNNSPINSSAVQTSAPVASPVASPNAVSSPTTNPVASPAPQTQSDSYQRAIARASSAYTISQSAQSQDDWRLVASRWQQAIDLMASVPVGSPNHAVAQRKLPEYRRNLTYAQQQASRPTNSTNPGRVVVSPTGTPVQGGMPISAAPAVPSGAIGDGVFRVPITRRMGGTPVVNVTFNGSQTYEMIVDTGASGTLITQAMASALGVTPVGQVRVDTASARDVAFPLGYVNSIEVGGAVATDVVVAVAGPDLSVGLLGHDFFGNYDVTIRQNEVEFRIR; from the coding sequence ATGCCTATTTCTTTTCAGTCCGGCGCAACCCTTACTGTCTTGCTTAGTGTAGTGGCGATCGCCACTGCCAGTTGTGGTAACAACAGCCCCATTAACTCCAGTGCTGTGCAGACCTCGGCTCCTGTGGCGAGCCCGGTAGCCAGTCCAAATGCGGTGTCCAGCCCAACGACAAATCCGGTGGCAAGTCCCGCTCCTCAAACGCAAAGTGATTCCTATCAACGGGCGATCGCCAGAGCCTCCAGTGCCTACACGATTAGCCAGTCTGCCCAATCCCAGGATGATTGGCGATTGGTGGCGAGTCGCTGGCAGCAGGCGATCGACCTGATGGCGTCTGTGCCCGTCGGTAGCCCAAACCATGCGGTGGCTCAGCGCAAGCTCCCCGAATATCGCCGCAATTTAACCTACGCTCAGCAGCAGGCAAGCCGTCCCACCAATAGCACCAATCCGGGGCGGGTGGTTGTATCTCCTACTGGCACTCCGGTACAGGGGGGTATGCCAATCAGTGCTGCTCCTGCGGTGCCGAGTGGAGCTATTGGAGATGGCGTCTTTCGGGTGCCGATTACTCGGCGGATGGGAGGCACTCCCGTTGTCAATGTCACCTTTAATGGCAGTCAAACCTATGAAATGATTGTGGACACTGGAGCCAGCGGTACGCTGATCACTCAGGCGATGGCGTCTGCATTGGGGGTGACTCCCGTTGGGCAGGTGAGGGTGGATACGGCGAGTGCTCGTGATGTGGCGTTTCCGCTGGGATATGTCAACTCCATTGAGGTAGGAGGGGCAGTTGCGACGGATGTCGTTGTGGCGGTAGCAGGTCCCGATTTGAGTGTGGGTCTATTGGGTCATGACTTCTTTGGTAACTACGATGTCACGATTCGTCAGAATGAGGTTGAGTTTCGGATAAGGTAA
- the carA gene encoding glutamine-hydrolyzing carbamoyl-phosphate synthase small subunit, which yields MSFSTAQPALLVLADGTTYRGWSFGAAGTAIGEVVFNTGMTGYQEVLTDPSYRGQIVTFTYPELGNTGVNPEDEESDAPHVAGAIARNICQRPSNWRSAQSLPDYLKQHKIPGIFGIDTRALTRKIRSTGAMNGAISTEILDPMELLLKVQEAPSMAGLNLVKEVTTKEIYEWSDPTTDVWEFSSTATPGEPQLTVVAIDFGIKRNILRRLASYGCRVIVVPADTPPETILSYNPDGIFLSNGPGDPSVVTEGIETTKALLNAQKPVFGICMGHQILGLSLGAETFKLKFGHRGLNQPAGLRQRIEITSQNHGFAIAADSLPDADVEITHLNLNDRTVAGLRHKTLPMFSVQYHPEASPGPHDADYLFEQFVKTMREHQQAHPV from the coding sequence ATGTCATTTTCTACCGCCCAGCCTGCACTACTCGTTTTAGCAGATGGAACTACCTATCGAGGGTGGTCTTTTGGGGCAGCAGGTACAGCAATTGGTGAGGTCGTGTTCAACACAGGCATGACCGGATATCAAGAAGTTTTAACCGACCCCAGCTATCGCGGTCAAATCGTAACCTTTACTTACCCAGAGTTGGGTAATACGGGCGTCAATCCCGAAGATGAAGAATCAGATGCCCCTCACGTGGCAGGGGCGATCGCCCGCAACATCTGCCAGCGTCCCAGCAATTGGCGGTCAGCTCAATCACTGCCTGACTACTTGAAACAACACAAAATTCCAGGCATTTTCGGAATTGATACCCGCGCACTGACCCGCAAAATTCGTTCCACCGGGGCAATGAATGGAGCCATTTCAACCGAGATTCTCGACCCGATGGAGTTGCTGCTCAAGGTGCAAGAGGCTCCCAGCATGGCAGGGCTCAACCTGGTGAAAGAAGTCACCACCAAGGAGATTTACGAATGGTCTGATCCCACGACTGATGTTTGGGAATTTAGCAGCACTGCGACGCCCGGAGAGCCGCAATTGACCGTCGTGGCAATTGACTTTGGCATCAAACGTAACATTTTGAGACGGCTTGCTAGCTATGGTTGTCGCGTTATCGTTGTCCCTGCGGATACCCCTCCAGAAACGATTCTCAGCTACAACCCCGATGGCATCTTCCTCTCCAATGGACCGGGCGATCCATCCGTTGTCACGGAAGGGATTGAAACCACCAAAGCTTTGCTCAATGCTCAAAAGCCCGTCTTCGGCATCTGTATGGGACACCAGATTTTGGGACTGTCGTTGGGGGCTGAAACCTTCAAGTTAAAGTTTGGACATCGCGGTTTGAACCAACCTGCCGGGCTGCGACAACGGATCGAGATCACCAGTCAAAACCACGGCTTTGCGATCGCCGCTGACTCGTTGCCTGATGCCGACGTTGAGATCACTCACCTGAACCTGAACGATCGCACCGTTGCTGGGCTACGGCACAAAACCCTGCCCATGTTTTCAGTGCAATATCACCCTGAAGCCAGTCCTGGTCCCCACGATGCTGACTACTTGTTTGAGCAGTTTGTCAAAACCATGCGGGAACATCAGCAAGCTCACCCAGTTTAG
- a CDS encoding sensor histidine kinase: protein MTDFSEILRQKIKLITENWVEAVRQDSEITTTQELTYESIRNSLPKVLEAMATILSQSEVNDVKTLVDVSLEHGILRSEQGFEPSEIAREYRILRSVLFSILETDLVAGSPTELLRAVRLIDTVIDEAIARCFDSYTQGRLRELEQLQSELKLTNQELTRLVRANQSNLAELAHELKTPLTSIIGYSDLFLRQHRQEGSTRDSMPNLENIERVLQSGRQLLRLINDSLEISRYESGTMKSQFIDTEVTPLIRSVVEMVKPLTYGKALDLQIDCDRAPQQVATDPLRLQQVLTNLLSNAIRYTKQGTVQLTCQVISEQEWTIIISDSGMGIAPEDQQAIFQPYIRGQVGDRANVADSTGLGLAIVDRLVKLLNGRIYLASQLDQGSTFTVILPLTLSETQPHSDES, encoded by the coding sequence ATGACCGATTTCAGTGAAATTTTGAGGCAGAAAATTAAACTCATTACAGAAAATTGGGTTGAAGCCGTTCGGCAAGATAGCGAGATCACAACAACTCAAGAATTAACCTACGAGTCCATCCGAAATAGCTTGCCGAAAGTGTTAGAAGCGATGGCAACAATTTTGTCTCAATCTGAGGTCAACGATGTCAAAACTCTAGTTGATGTCAGTTTAGAGCACGGTATTTTGCGGTCAGAGCAGGGATTTGAACCCTCAGAAATTGCTCGTGAATATCGTATTTTGCGCTCAGTTTTGTTCTCAATTCTAGAAACTGATCTGGTGGCAGGCTCGCCTACCGAATTGCTACGAGCCGTGCGATTGATTGACACCGTCATTGATGAGGCGATCGCCCGTTGTTTTGACAGTTACACCCAGGGGCGTTTGCGTGAGTTAGAGCAACTTCAGAGTGAATTAAAGCTGACTAATCAGGAGTTAACTCGTCTGGTACGGGCAAATCAATCCAATTTGGCGGAGTTAGCCCATGAGTTGAAAACGCCCCTGACCTCAATCATTGGCTATTCAGATCTGTTTTTACGGCAACACCGTCAGGAGGGGTCAACCCGCGACTCGATGCCCAATCTAGAAAACATTGAACGAGTATTGCAATCAGGACGACAACTTCTGCGGTTGATCAACGACTCCCTGGAAATTTCACGGTATGAGTCGGGCACGATGAAGTCTCAGTTCATTGACACGGAGGTCACTCCCCTGATTCGGTCGGTGGTTGAAATGGTAAAACCGTTGACCTATGGCAAGGCATTAGATTTGCAAATTGATTGCGATCGCGCCCCCCAACAGGTTGCCACCGACCCTCTACGGCTACAACAAGTCTTGACCAATCTCTTGAGCAATGCAATTCGCTACACCAAGCAGGGAACCGTGCAGTTAACCTGCCAGGTGATTTCCGAGCAGGAATGGACGATCATCATCAGTGATAGCGGCATGGGTATCGCCCCTGAAGACCAACAAGCCATCTTTCAACCCTACATTCGAGGACAAGTGGGCGATCGCGCCAATGTGGCTGACAGCACGGGGCTAGGATTGGCGATCGTCGATCGGTTGGTCAAATTATTAAACGGTCGGATTTATCTCGCATCACAACTCGATCAGGGGTCAACCTTCACTGTGATATTGCCGCTTACCTTATCCGAAACTCAACCTCATTCTGACGAATCGTGA
- a CDS encoding GerMN domain-containing protein, with translation MNHTKPTLTVVIIGILFSLLSGCNQVSRNPAGNNTTPSAIASPASPGTSTTPEASQANSPAASATNAPSPSPVDTVPVKVYHVDDQCENLVSETVQVASDRPIEAAIGKVLEGQGNSQFKLSGYRVSVDDNGVATVDLRLSPDSPRQLVSLSACEQMSLFSSLEETLMQNPEWQIKSVRFTEQGKEVVL, from the coding sequence ATGAATCACACTAAACCTACCTTAACTGTAGTCATCATTGGCATATTGTTTTCCCTGTTAAGTGGTTGTAATCAAGTATCTCGCAATCCAGCAGGCAATAACACGACACCATCGGCGATCGCTTCACCTGCCTCCCCAGGTACCTCTACAACCCCAGAGGCTTCACAAGCCAATAGCCCCGCTGCTTCAGCTACGAATGCCCCTAGCCCCAGCCCAGTCGATACGGTTCCTGTTAAGGTTTATCACGTTGATGACCAATGCGAGAACCTGGTTTCTGAAACCGTTCAAGTGGCGAGCGATCGCCCTATAGAAGCGGCAATTGGCAAAGTGCTTGAGGGGCAAGGCAACTCCCAGTTCAAACTCTCAGGTTACCGGGTCAGTGTGGATGATAACGGTGTCGCTACCGTTGACCTGCGCCTCTCGCCCGACTCTCCACGCCAGTTAGTTTCCCTCTCTGCCTGTGAGCAAATGTCTCTGTTTAGCAGCCTGGAGGAAACATTGATGCAGAATCCCGAATGGCAGATTAAATCAGTTCGGTTTACAGAGCAAGGCAAAGAAGTGGTTTTGTAA
- a CDS encoding ribonuclease catalytic domain-containing protein, whose protein sequence is MEKGTLVEFRLHGDRRLAVADRPEGKKHWIVIDERGQAHTLHPRQITYEVTGQTYKPADIPNFLKEIQPYLDPSGLEVAWELLVEEGEGTDPAGMAMLLFSDQSPPLCYAAYWLLSEDKLYFKQKGDAYEPRSASQVAELKHQVAIAAQRQQEWQGFLERTQQALVGVRVAWQGSDSTRLEALEKFATLGEESNHRTPALEILTALGRPETVQAAFQLLVDLQIWNPHENLFLRRSQIPTNFSAKVLDMAQRCLTDPPVDPDSDRLDLTHLKVYTIDDESTCEIDDGLSVEFLEDGQQRLWIHIADPTRWVFPGDDLDLEARRRCTTLYLPTGMVPMFPTELATGPMSLIQGRICTALSFGVVLDELGEVQDYTIRASVVKPTYRLTYEDVDEMLQLGLRSETEIEAIANWAKRRQTWRQSQGAISIHMPESSIKVQDDEITIQVLEDSPSRHLVAEMMILAGEVAGRYGQTHQIPLPFRGQSQPELPSDEELMQLPPGPVRYCAIRRCMPRSEVSTTPMRHASLGLDLYTQVTSPIRRYTDLLAHFQLKAHLRGETLPFTAEALRELLQAVSTTAYEATLVERQTNRYWGLEFLRRNSEEVWQALMLRWLREHENLGLVLLEDLGLELAMRFNRQVEVGDRLDVKVAYADPRQDIIQFTEMVEPAVQPA, encoded by the coding sequence ATGGAAAAGGGAACACTGGTTGAATTTCGGTTGCATGGCGATCGCCGTTTAGCTGTAGCTGACCGTCCAGAAGGTAAAAAGCATTGGATTGTCATTGATGAGCGTGGACAGGCTCATACATTGCATCCTCGTCAAATTACCTACGAAGTTACAGGTCAGACCTACAAGCCCGCTGATATCCCCAACTTCTTAAAAGAGATTCAGCCCTATCTAGACCCTTCAGGTTTAGAAGTCGCATGGGAGCTACTCGTGGAGGAGGGTGAGGGAACTGATCCCGCCGGAATGGCGATGTTGCTGTTCTCTGATCAAAGTCCTCCCTTATGCTATGCCGCCTACTGGCTCCTGTCCGAAGACAAGCTCTACTTCAAGCAAAAGGGTGATGCTTACGAACCGCGCTCTGCATCTCAGGTGGCTGAGTTAAAGCACCAGGTGGCGATCGCGGCTCAACGACAACAAGAGTGGCAGGGCTTTCTGGAGCGAACTCAGCAGGCATTAGTGGGAGTGCGGGTGGCATGGCAAGGCTCTGATTCCACTCGGTTGGAAGCATTAGAGAAGTTTGCAACTCTAGGCGAAGAGTCCAACCATCGTACGCCTGCTTTAGAAATTCTGACCGCTTTGGGTCGTCCAGAAACGGTTCAGGCTGCTTTTCAACTCTTAGTCGATCTGCAAATCTGGAATCCCCACGAAAATCTATTTCTGAGGCGTAGCCAGATCCCAACCAACTTTTCTGCCAAGGTGCTGGATATGGCTCAACGTTGTCTGACTGACCCGCCCGTCGATCCGGATAGTGATCGACTCGATTTGACGCACCTCAAGGTTTATACGATCGACGATGAAAGCACCTGTGAGATCGACGATGGGCTGAGTGTGGAATTTTTGGAGGATGGGCAACAACGCCTCTGGATTCATATCGCCGATCCGACTCGCTGGGTATTCCCCGGAGACGATTTAGATTTAGAAGCCCGACGCCGCTGCACAACGCTCTATTTGCCGACGGGAATGGTGCCGATGTTCCCGACGGAGTTGGCAACGGGACCCATGAGCCTGATTCAGGGGCGAATTTGTACTGCCTTGAGTTTTGGGGTGGTGCTGGATGAGTTGGGGGAAGTGCAGGACTACACCATTCGTGCCAGTGTGGTCAAACCGACCTATCGCCTCACCTACGAAGATGTGGATGAGATGTTGCAACTGGGGTTGCGCTCTGAAACAGAGATTGAGGCGATCGCCAACTGGGCAAAGCGGCGGCAAACCTGGCGACAGTCGCAGGGAGCCATCAGCATCCACATGCCAGAGTCGTCCATTAAAGTGCAGGACGACGAAATCACCATTCAGGTGTTAGAAGACTCTCCCTCGCGCCATCTGGTCGCAGAAATGATGATCCTGGCGGGTGAGGTTGCCGGACGCTACGGGCAGACCCACCAGATCCCCTTGCCCTTCCGGGGACAGTCTCAACCCGAACTGCCCTCCGACGAAGAGTTGATGCAACTACCTCCAGGCCCTGTGCGTTACTGCGCCATTCGTCGCTGTATGCCCCGCAGTGAGGTCAGCACTACTCCCATGCGTCACGCCAGTTTGGGGTTAGATCTTTACACCCAGGTCACCTCTCCCATTCGTCGCTACACCGACTTACTGGCACATTTTCAACTCAAAGCACACCTGCGGGGCGAAACCCTACCCTTTACCGCAGAAGCACTGCGAGAGTTGCTGCAAGCGGTGAGCACTACTGCCTATGAAGCCACATTGGTAGAACGTCAAACTAACCGCTACTGGGGTTTAGAATTTTTGCGGCGCAACTCAGAAGAGGTGTGGCAGGCATTGATGCTGCGCTGGTTGCGAGAACACGAAAATCTGGGCTTGGTCTTACTCGAAGACCTGGGGTTAGAACTCGCGATGCGCTTTAACCGCCAAGTCGAAGTGGGCGATCGCCTTGATGTAAAAGTGGCGTACGCTGATCCCCGGCAAGATATTATTCAATTCACCGAAATGGTGGAACCTGCCGTACAGCCCGCCTAA
- a CDS encoding aspartate carbamoyltransferase catalytic subunit, with translation MTWTRRHILSLADFTPDEYDTVLQTAASFREVLSRRTKRVPTLQGQVVANLFFESSTRTRSSFELAAKRLSADTLNFAPGTSSLTKGETILDTAKTYLAMGTDMMVIRHREAGVPAAIAAEMDRLKSHVGILNAGDGQHEHPSQALLDLFTICTLLDPEHPRLSLLAGKKIAIVGDILHSRVARSNIWSLTASGAEVHLAGPPTLVPKLFAHYVNPHYDALTSPQSSAELPPATLLPRKLFLHWQLEPALQDADFVMTLRLQRERMTQHLLPSLREYHQQFGITSDRLKLCKPDVKVLHPGPVNRGVEISSDLMDDPKISLIAQQVTSGVAVRMALLYLMGSGRG, from the coding sequence ATGACCTGGACTCGTCGCCACATCCTTTCCCTCGCAGACTTTACGCCCGATGAGTATGACACGGTGTTACAGACGGCTGCCAGTTTTCGGGAGGTGTTGTCTCGTCGAACCAAGCGAGTGCCAACGCTTCAGGGTCAGGTTGTAGCTAACTTGTTCTTTGAGTCATCCACCCGTACTCGGAGTAGTTTTGAGTTAGCGGCAAAGCGGTTATCTGCCGATACCTTAAATTTTGCCCCTGGAACTTCATCCTTGACAAAGGGAGAAACGATCTTAGACACGGCGAAGACCTATCTCGCCATGGGAACCGACATGATGGTGATTCGCCATCGCGAGGCTGGGGTGCCTGCTGCGATCGCCGCTGAAATGGATCGGTTGAAATCCCACGTTGGCATCTTGAATGCAGGAGATGGGCAACATGAACACCCATCACAGGCGTTACTCGACCTGTTTACGATATGCACATTGCTCGATCCAGAGCATCCCCGGTTGTCACTGTTGGCTGGCAAAAAAATTGCGATCGTGGGTGACATTCTGCACTCACGAGTTGCCCGCTCCAACATCTGGAGTCTTACCGCAAGTGGCGCAGAAGTCCATCTGGCAGGACCTCCTACCCTGGTGCCGAAATTGTTTGCTCACTACGTCAATCCTCACTATGACGCATTAACCTCCCCCCAAAGTTCCGCCGAGTTGCCTCCAGCGACCCTGTTACCCCGCAAGCTGTTTTTGCACTGGCAGCTTGAGCCTGCCCTACAAGATGCCGATTTTGTCATGACCCTGCGCTTGCAACGGGAACGCATGACCCAGCATTTGCTACCCAGCCTGCGCGAATATCATCAGCAGTTTGGGATCACCAGCGATCGCCTCAAACTCTGTAAACCGGACGTAAAAGTGCTGCACCCTGGTCCTGTTAATCGAGGCGTCGAGATTAGCTCAGACTTGATGGATGATCCCAAGATTAGTTTGATTGCTCAACAAGTCACCAGTGGCGTTGCCGTACGGATGGCGTTGCTGTATCTGATGGGAAGTGGAAGGGGATAG
- a CDS encoding MinD/ParA family ATP-binding protein — protein MSKIVSIHSYRGGTGKSNSTANLAATVARYGYRVGIVDTDIQSPGIHVLFGFDEDSIDRSLNDYLWGRRAIGDVAYDVTSVLEGKGDSRSKVFLVPSSVKAGEIARVLREGYDVGLLNEGFQDLIEALQLDYLFIDTHPGLNEETLLSITISDVLVLILRPDQQDYQGTAVTVDVARKLEVPKLLMVVNKAPTVFDFDQLRQRIQETYEADVAGILPHSDEMMVLASAGVFSIKYPDHHLTKVIDAIARQVMS, from the coding sequence ATGTCCAAAATTGTTTCCATTCACTCCTACCGGGGTGGAACTGGGAAATCAAATTCAACTGCTAATCTTGCTGCTACTGTTGCTCGATATGGTTATCGCGTTGGAATTGTCGATACCGACATTCAATCCCCTGGAATTCACGTCTTGTTTGGGTTTGATGAAGACAGTATCGATCGCTCCCTCAATGATTATCTCTGGGGACGTCGAGCCATCGGTGACGTAGCATACGATGTAACCTCAGTGCTAGAGGGAAAGGGAGATAGCCGTAGCAAAGTCTTTTTGGTGCCCTCCAGTGTCAAAGCAGGAGAAATTGCCCGTGTGTTACGCGAGGGCTACGACGTGGGCTTGCTCAACGAAGGCTTTCAGGACTTGATTGAGGCACTCCAGCTTGACTACCTGTTTATTGATACTCACCCTGGCTTAAACGAAGAGACGCTGCTCTCGATCACCATCTCAGATGTGCTGGTGTTGATTTTGCGCCCGGATCAGCAAGACTATCAGGGAACCGCCGTTACGGTGGATGTGGCTCGTAAGTTAGAGGTGCCGAAGTTGTTGATGGTGGTGAACAAAGCCCCAACGGTCTTTGATTTTGATCAACTGAGGCAGCGTATTCAAGAAACCTACGAGGCAGATGTTGCAGGCATTTTGCCCCACTCTGATGAAATGATGGTGTTAGCCAGCGCAGGTGTCTTTTCAATCAAATACCCTGACCACCACCTGACGAAGGTGATTGATGCGATCGCCCGTCAAGTCATGAGTTAG
- the rpsR gene encoding 30S ribosomal protein S18, translated as MTYYRRRVSPIKPDDPIDYKDVDLLRKFITERGKILPRRITGLTAKQQRDLTKAIKQARVLALLPFINQEG; from the coding sequence ATGACCTACTATCGTCGTCGCGTCTCCCCGATTAAGCCGGATGATCCAATCGACTACAAAGATGTCGATCTCTTAAGAAAATTTATTACTGAGCGAGGCAAAATCCTCCCTCGACGCATCACAGGTCTAACTGCCAAGCAGCAGCGCGATCTCACGAAGGCAATCAAACAGGCGCGAGTCCTGGCATTGCTGCCATTCATCAACCAGGAAGGCTAG